From the bacterium genome, one window contains:
- a CDS encoding T9SS type A sorting domain-containing protein has protein sequence MKFPYLILFLVTACLPLVVRGQSATFELVAQNDDFGFAEAIAELPDSSICLATDRGLHIYALTDSGFVLRHLQRSGSAYGLAVTLDGMVFAARGGDGLYAYSYDGSTLQPADSLQSGNNYVNVAVAGSDTLVATGTRALYALHWDGNSIAVLDSVSFPRPIDGLAIAPGGDVILAGAYLDTVRAFRVLAGLLIETASLYLGKGVVAVTADAAGNVYFGDRTEGFRVCRYDGASFIPGKQVSHGFIRCLAAKDSLLFVGGDGRLGAYRVRGDTCEAVASALQFSGRGPGRIFVGSGNRVYTSWYHSGMEAHGISHDSLVFVDRVNDGGYASAVVEGEGGVFFLANGGGGLRAYRRNGSKLTSVAHINDGGSGNDLAVGDDGTLYLANDRDGIRAYTFDANGFSCTGHYRDSIGSCDHILWEPGGTIFTCDAMQGFRAFARAGEQFIQRAAAHSLDIGVEDMAVSGGGTIFLADGGRGLLAYDFEGDSLVNQATEAVQYAMGVAVGLENTSYADVTVFAADRMGLSAYDYDGKGFTLLAHDEDIHASKVRVDTQGTVFVSADGQVRAYGFDGNTFRLLAAYDLPCWNIALGDSGIVYAMHTQLTVLRYRQSTTGTYNAIPERAYLLKNYPNPFSTSTSISFTLAKAQRVTLVVNDLYGREVRRLLDGCVQEAGHHQVPFRAMDLPAGFYFYRLTSEGRDYLGRMVLLR, from the coding sequence ATGAAATTCCCGTACCTGATTCTGTTTCTCGTTACTGCGTGCCTGCCTCTGGTCGTACGCGGGCAGTCTGCGACGTTTGAACTGGTGGCACAGAATGACGATTTCGGCTTTGCCGAAGCGATCGCAGAGCTGCCGGATTCGTCCATCTGTCTCGCCACAGACAGAGGTCTTCATATCTATGCGCTCACGGACAGCGGCTTTGTTCTGCGTCACCTCCAGAGGAGTGGGAGCGCGTACGGCCTTGCGGTTACACTGGATGGGATGGTGTTTGCTGCTCGGGGCGGGGATGGTTTATATGCGTATAGCTACGATGGGAGCACCCTTCAACCGGCAGACTCTTTACAGAGCGGAAACAACTACGTGAATGTGGCGGTCGCCGGGTCAGATACGCTCGTTGCGACAGGGACAAGAGCCCTGTACGCGCTTCACTGGGACGGGAATTCCATCGCCGTACTCGACAGTGTCTCATTTCCACGACCCATCGACGGATTGGCGATCGCACCGGGAGGCGATGTCATCCTGGCGGGCGCATATCTCGATACAGTACGCGCTTTCCGTGTGCTCGCTGGCCTCTTGATTGAAACGGCATCTCTGTATCTCGGGAAAGGTGTTGTCGCTGTCACAGCCGATGCAGCGGGGAATGTCTATTTCGGGGACAGGACGGAAGGTTTCCGTGTTTGTCGCTATGACGGTGCTTCCTTCATCCCCGGAAAGCAGGTATCGCATGGATTCATACGTTGCCTGGCCGCGAAGGACAGCCTGCTGTTTGTTGGTGGCGACGGTAGGCTTGGTGCGTATCGCGTTCGTGGTGATACCTGCGAAGCGGTCGCGTCCGCGCTGCAATTCAGTGGACGCGGACCGGGCCGAATATTTGTTGGCTCAGGAAATCGGGTGTATACCTCCTGGTATCATAGTGGCATGGAGGCGCACGGTATTTCACATGACAGCCTGGTCTTCGTGGACCGTGTCAACGATGGTGGATATGCTTCGGCGGTCGTCGAAGGGGAAGGAGGGGTGTTCTTTCTGGCGAACGGCGGTGGCGGACTGCGCGCATATAGGCGAAATGGCAGCAAACTCACATCTGTCGCACACATCAATGACGGCGGCAGCGGGAACGACCTCGCGGTCGGCGATGACGGGACCCTGTATCTCGCAAATGACCGGGATGGCATCCGCGCCTATACGTTTGACGCGAACGGTTTCTCCTGCACAGGGCATTATCGTGATTCGATCGGTTCATGCGACCATATCCTGTGGGAGCCGGGTGGGACAATATTCACATGCGATGCCATGCAGGGGTTTCGCGCGTTCGCACGTGCTGGGGAGCAGTTTATTCAACGTGCCGCTGCCCATTCACTGGATATAGGAGTAGAAGACATGGCAGTATCGGGAGGCGGTACCATTTTTCTCGCGGACGGTGGGCGCGGTTTGCTAGCGTATGACTTCGAAGGCGACAGCCTGGTCAACCAGGCAACTGAGGCGGTCCAGTATGCGATGGGCGTGGCAGTAGGTCTTGAGAACACCTCGTATGCGGATGTGACTGTGTTCGCAGCAGACCGGATGGGCCTTTCCGCATATGATTACGACGGGAAGGGATTCACCCTTCTGGCGCATGACGAAGACATCCACGCGTCCAAGGTGCGCGTCGACACGCAGGGAACTGTGTTCGTCTCTGCAGACGGACAGGTGCGTGCATACGGTTTTGATGGAAATACCTTTCGCCTGCTTGCCGCGTACGATTTGCCGTGCTGGAATATCGCACTGGGCGATTCCGGCATCGTGTACGCGATGCATACGCAGTTGACCGTTCTCAGGTACCGCCAATCTACGACTGGTACCTATAACGCGATTCCTGAACGTGCATATCTGCTGAAGAATTATCCCAATCCGTTCAGTACATCGACGAGCATCAGCTTTACTCTTGCGAAAGCGCAGCGTGTCACACTCGTGGTAAACGACCTTTACGGTCGTGAAGTCCGGCGTCTGCTGGATGGCTGCGTTCAGGAAGCAGGCCATCATCAGGTTCCGTTCCGTGCAATGGACTTACCCGCAGGATTCTATTTCTACAGACTGACAAGCGAAGGGCGGGATTACCTGGGCAGAATGGTACTACTGAGGTAG
- a CDS encoding glycosidase — protein MNNQHPQLFLRHRHNPILTGTDWPYPVHTVFNPGATILRDGTTLLLCRVEDRRGHSHLTVARSVNGVDGWNIDPQPTLPADPENFPEELWGIEDPRITYVPELQKYAVVYTAFSSSGPGVALALTEDFHAFERLGMIMPPEDKDAALFPHRIGGHWAMIHRPVSATGAHMWMSYSPDLRHWGSHKLMLAARRGSWWDANKIGLTAPPIETPDGWLVIYHGVRQTASGAIYRLGLALFDLQSPELCMQRSDEWVFGPDESYEQFGDVENVVFPCGYTVAPDGDTINLYYGAADTSIALATGSIQAILQWLEQHQQQNDDR, from the coding sequence ATGAACAATCAGCATCCTCAGTTATTTCTCCGACATCGACACAACCCCATCCTCACTGGCACCGACTGGCCATATCCGGTGCACACCGTGTTCAATCCGGGCGCAACAATACTGCGTGACGGCACGACACTGCTGTTATGCCGCGTAGAAGATCGGCGTGGACACTCCCATCTCACTGTGGCTCGCTCTGTAAATGGTGTGGATGGGTGGAACATTGATCCCCAACCTACTCTCCCTGCCGATCCGGAGAATTTCCCTGAAGAGCTCTGGGGAATTGAAGATCCCCGCATCACCTATGTTCCCGAACTGCAAAAATATGCGGTCGTGTACACCGCTTTTTCCAGCAGCGGTCCCGGGGTGGCGCTGGCGCTGACGGAGGATTTCCATGCCTTCGAGCGCCTGGGAATGATCATGCCCCCGGAGGATAAAGACGCAGCGCTTTTTCCCCACAGAATCGGCGGACACTGGGCGATGATTCACCGCCCTGTCAGCGCGACCGGTGCACATATGTGGATGTCGTACTCCCCCGACCTGCGGCACTGGGGAAGCCACAAGCTGATGCTGGCGGCCCGAAGAGGCAGTTGGTGGGATGCCAATAAAATCGGCCTTACGGCACCGCCGATCGAGACTCCTGACGGCTGGCTTGTGATTTACCACGGCGTGCGGCAAACGGCGAGCGGTGCGATATATCGACTCGGTCTGGCACTGTTTGATCTCCAATCGCCTGAGCTTTGTATGCAGCGCAGCGACGAGTGGGTGTTCGGTCCGGATGAATCCTATGAACAATTCGGCGATGTAGAAAACGTAGTGTTTCCATGCGGCTATACGGTCGCTCCAGACGGCGATACGATCAACCTCTATTATGGCGCTGCGGATACGAGTATCGCCCTCGCCACCGGCAGTATCCAGGCTATTTTGCAGTGGCTGGAGCAGCATCAACAGCAAAACGATGATCGGTGA
- a CDS encoding glycosyltransferase family 4 protein gives MNQPPIDPSVNRLAFIGNYLPRLCGIATFMTDLCEAVADRYRETTCIALPVNDVEIGYPYPSRVRFELAEKDIESYRRAADFLNINNVDLVSLQHEYGIFGGRAGSHILTLLRELRMPVVTTLHTILRDPNPDQKRVLEEIAALSDRLVVMSTRGVDFLREIYGVSPEKIDLIPHGIPDVSFVDPSFNKDVFGVEGKIVLLSFGLLSASKGIENVISALPAILARHPNVVYIVLGATHPHVMKHEGEAYRISLQWLAQEHGVEGQVIFYNRFVSLEELVEFISVADIYITPYLNEAQITSGTLAYTLGAGKAVISTPYWYAEEMLAQGRGVLVPFRDPAAIAEQVNHLLEKDSERHAMRKKAYIFGREMTWPRVADRYMESFLSARSEHRHFAHAEFAVKPLDRRPGELPPLKLDHLKTMTDETGMLQHAIFTVPNYNEGYCVDDNARALMVSALLEALGNERAMELGSRYLAFIWYAFNTETGRFRNFMDYQRRWMEESGSDDSHGRTLRALGTVLGRSHTSAIHSMAGWVFEQALPAILDTTSPRAWAFSIMGIQEYLQRFGGDRRANQVREELSERLLTLYQTHRSDDWRWFENRLTYCNAALPHALLLCGAAISNAKMTDAGLESLTWLTQMQRSDAGHFVPIGSNGFYRQGGERARFDQQPVEAQVTVSACLEAYRITHEKRWPKEARRAFDWFLGRNDLNMPVYDPTTGGCRDGLHPDRPNENQGAESTLAFLQALLELRLAENTPLSIEDRKQ, from the coding sequence ATGAACCAGCCCCCCATCGATCCATCAGTCAACCGTCTGGCCTTTATCGGAAATTACCTGCCGCGTCTCTGCGGTATCGCCACCTTCATGACCGATCTGTGTGAAGCTGTTGCTGACAGGTATCGCGAGACCACGTGTATCGCGCTACCTGTCAACGACGTCGAGATCGGTTACCCGTATCCTTCACGCGTGCGATTTGAACTCGCAGAAAAGGATATTGAATCGTATCGCCGCGCTGCGGACTTTCTGAATATCAACAACGTCGACCTCGTATCGCTGCAGCACGAGTACGGCATTTTCGGCGGACGCGCGGGGAGCCATATTCTGACGCTATTGCGCGAACTGAGGATGCCCGTTGTCACAACACTCCACACCATTTTACGCGATCCGAATCCCGACCAGAAACGCGTACTGGAAGAAATCGCCGCCCTCTCCGACCGACTCGTTGTCATGAGCACACGCGGCGTGGACTTCCTGCGGGAAATCTATGGCGTATCACCGGAAAAGATCGATCTGATCCCCCACGGCATCCCGGACGTATCGTTTGTGGATCCGAGTTTCAACAAAGATGTGTTTGGCGTCGAAGGGAAAATAGTACTGCTCAGCTTTGGCCTGCTTTCAGCCAGCAAGGGCATCGAGAATGTCATCTCCGCCCTCCCCGCAATTCTCGCCCGGCACCCGAACGTAGTGTATATCGTGCTCGGTGCCACCCACCCGCATGTCATGAAACATGAAGGCGAAGCGTACCGGATATCCCTGCAGTGGCTTGCGCAGGAACACGGCGTGGAAGGTCAGGTGATTTTCTACAACCGCTTCGTAAGCCTGGAAGAGCTCGTCGAGTTCATCAGTGTGGCCGACATTTACATCACACCATATCTGAATGAAGCACAAATCACTTCCGGTACGCTTGCATATACGCTCGGCGCTGGCAAGGCAGTGATTTCGACCCCGTACTGGTATGCGGAAGAGATGCTCGCCCAGGGACGCGGCGTGCTGGTTCCGTTCCGGGATCCGGCAGCGATTGCGGAGCAAGTGAATCACCTCCTGGAAAAGGATTCCGAGCGTCATGCCATGCGCAAGAAAGCCTATATCTTCGGTAGAGAAATGACCTGGCCCCGCGTGGCCGACCGCTATATGGAAAGTTTCCTCAGCGCGCGGTCGGAACATCGCCATTTTGCTCACGCAGAGTTCGCGGTGAAACCCCTGGACCGACGTCCGGGAGAATTACCTCCTCTCAAACTGGACCACCTGAAAACCATGACGGATGAGACCGGCATGCTGCAGCATGCCATTTTCACCGTACCCAACTATAACGAGGGCTATTGCGTCGACGACAATGCCCGCGCGCTCATGGTAAGTGCTCTCCTGGAAGCCCTCGGCAACGAGCGCGCCATGGAACTTGGCTCACGGTATCTTGCCTTTATCTGGTATGCCTTTAACACTGAAACCGGGCGTTTTCGAAACTTCATGGATTATCAACGCCGCTGGATGGAAGAAAGCGGCTCCGACGACAGCCACGGCCGCACGCTGAGGGCGCTGGGCACCGTTTTGGGCCGCTCACACACATCGGCGATACACAGTATGGCAGGATGGGTGTTCGAGCAGGCGCTTCCCGCAATCCTCGATACAACCAGCCCCCGCGCCTGGGCCTTCTCTATCATGGGTATTCAGGAATACCTGCAACGATTCGGTGGTGACCGCCGGGCCAATCAGGTCCGCGAGGAATTGTCTGAAAGACTGCTGACACTGTATCAAACCCATCGTTCTGATGATTGGCGCTGGTTCGAAAACCGTCTGACCTACTGCAACGCCGCGCTGCCGCATGCCCTGCTGCTCTGCGGTGCAGCGATCTCAAATGCCAAGATGACTGACGCCGGACTGGAATCCCTCACATGGCTGACGCAAATGCAGCGCAGCGACGCGGGGCATTTCGTTCCCATAGGATCCAATGGATTCTATCGGCAAGGTGGTGAGCGGGCACGGTTCGATCAGCAGCCGGTCGAAGCGCAGGTGACAGTCTCTGCCTGCCTGGAAGCGTACCGCATCACGCACGAAAAGCGCTGGCCCAAGGAAGCCCGTCGCGCCTTCGACTGGTTCCTGGGACGCAACGACCTGAATATGCCTGTTTACGATCCGACGACCGGCGGTTGTCGCGACGGCCTCCACCCGGACCGCCCGAATGAAAACCAGGGAGCTGAATCAACACTAGCATTCCTCCAGGCCCTGCTGGAACTGCGACTGGCAGAAAACACCCCCCTCTCCATCGAAGATCGAAAGCAATGA
- a CDS encoding DUF2959 family protein, translating to MKPITRWNVRSSVLLLTMFVILAGCTSTGMERSDEATTTMQTVENDIQHIAAQLDATGISLDDLIAPGQSDVKKAFDAFTVNVEKIEKMENSFSAHADEMKARGKDYFAEWKKEGQTYSNPEIQALSDQRRSELGTVYGHIAHNSIGVKKAFKTYVSDVQEIRTYLSTDLTSKGIDAIAEVSRAVVRDGSELKSAIKTVQSAIETAKNEMAQKR from the coding sequence ATGAAACCGATTACAAGATGGAACGTACGGAGTTCTGTTTTACTTCTGACGATGTTCGTCATCCTGGCAGGTTGCACTTCCACCGGCATGGAACGCTCCGATGAAGCAACGACGACCATGCAAACCGTTGAAAACGACATTCAGCATATTGCCGCGCAACTCGACGCTACTGGAATATCGCTCGACGACCTGATCGCCCCCGGACAATCAGATGTCAAAAAGGCGTTTGACGCGTTTACCGTCAATGTCGAGAAAATCGAAAAAATGGAGAATTCGTTCTCTGCACACGCGGACGAGATGAAGGCACGGGGCAAGGACTATTTCGCGGAGTGGAAGAAGGAAGGCCAGACCTACAGCAATCCTGAAATACAGGCGCTGAGTGACCAGCGTCGCAGCGAACTCGGTACGGTGTATGGACACATCGCTCACAACAGCATCGGCGTGAAGAAAGCGTTTAAAACTTACGTCTCCGACGTACAGGAGATCCGCACGTACCTCTCAACTGATCTGACGTCGAAAGGCATCGACGCAATCGCAGAGGTCTCCAGAGCGGTCGTTCGCGACGGTTCCGAGCTCAAGAGTGCAATCAAAACTGTCCAGTCAGCGATCGAAACAGCAAAAAATGAAATGGCACAGAAGCGTTGA
- a CDS encoding AraC family transcriptional regulator, with protein sequence MKLYIKYMVSLRCKMVVKAELDKLGLHYGVVDLGEVNIRGNITAAQRDQLKIELAKSGLELMEDRKAMLIEKIKNVIIEMVHYREELPRIKNSEYISSKLDYDYTYLANMFSEATGTTIEHFIIAHKIERVKELLLYDELNLTEISYKLNYSSVAHLSTQFKRVTGLTPTFYKQLKHKRRRPLEDL encoded by the coding sequence ATGAAGCTTTACATCAAATATATGGTAAGTCTCCGCTGTAAGATGGTGGTGAAGGCGGAACTCGATAAGCTTGGGCTCCACTACGGTGTGGTGGATCTCGGAGAAGTGAACATCAGGGGAAACATCACTGCGGCACAGCGCGACCAATTGAAAATCGAGCTGGCGAAATCCGGACTCGAGCTGATGGAGGACAGGAAGGCGATGCTGATTGAAAAAATCAAAAATGTCATCATCGAAATGGTGCACTATCGCGAAGAACTTCCAAGGATTAAAAACTCCGAGTACATCAGCAGCAAACTTGACTACGACTACACCTATCTCGCCAACATGTTCTCGGAGGCTACAGGGACGACGATCGAGCACTTCATCATCGCTCATAAAATTGAACGTGTCAAGGAACTGCTCCTGTACGATGAACTCAATCTGACGGAGATTTCGTACAAATTGAATTACAGCAGCGTCGCGCATTTGTCGACCCAGTTCAAGAGGGTCACGGGTTTGACACCGACGTTCTACAAACAACTCAAACACAAACGACGGCGGCCGCTGGAAGATCTTTGA
- a CDS encoding cupin domain-containing protein, producing MVEIIEYEPHAVVSKTIINKNTGHVSVMSFDHGEALVEKTVPFESFAQIIDGRAEIVIDGISHLLETGQSIIIPAHASNIVRANERFKMVLTVIKSGYE from the coding sequence ATGGTGGAAATAATTGAATATGAGCCGCATGCAGTGGTGAGCAAAACCATTATCAACAAGAACACCGGACACGTGAGCGTCATGTCCTTCGATCACGGTGAGGCGCTGGTCGAGAAGACCGTGCCGTTCGAATCGTTCGCACAGATCATCGACGGTCGGGCGGAAATCGTCATCGACGGCATCTCGCACCTGCTCGAAACGGGACAGTCCATCATCATCCCGGCGCACGCGTCGAACATCGTACGAGCGAACGAGAGGTTCAAAATGGTTCTCACCGTCATCAAAAGCGGGTATGAATAG
- a CDS encoding OmpA family protein, with the protein MTLRSLLFFLLLCLSVPFTQAHAQSTGNQLSFGFDAGGVKYWGEFTDNQFWLAGDAFARYNIIPYVSIHAMVSFGQARYKVDQMIIDNFPEYFGADSRIGDFYPGSGTRIEEKNAVRFSAYDLVVSVNFFPDQRVVPFLFAGVGLLEWNPAVLTKNEALPNKGKNVYDGTQVTVPFGLGFESYITSNLVINGRATMRVAGTDYFDDLKVEGSGDDALLTFGLGLSYYLFGARDTDGDGLTDDEEEEQFKTDPKNPDTDGDGLNDYEEVRVYSTDPLESDSDGDNLTDYDEIFKHGTAPNKTDTDSDGLDDGKEIARSTNPMVPDTDGDGLIDGDEVTQFKTDPGKADTDADGLSDGEEIQKYTTDPLANDTDADGLLDGDELNTYKTKPTVADSDDDGLTDGDEVHRYKTNPLKSDTDDDRLNDGEEVQKHNTNPLIADTDSDLLMDGEEISDRYRTDPLDPDTDSDTIIDGKDDCPLLPGVASAVKGRNGCPEAPKVGTRLDFPDIFFVVNTDRFNYEFPQTLSNLDTLLAFVKQCEGLRIRIEGHASKEGSDERNQELSEMRAKRVKDWLIERGVSREKIESTQGYGSRQQKVAEPTGRALKKMSASQLESIRRLNRRITIEVTHTCDQ; encoded by the coding sequence ATGACATTACGTTCGTTACTCTTTTTTCTTCTGCTGTGTCTTTCCGTCCCATTCACGCAGGCGCACGCCCAGTCGACAGGAAATCAGCTTTCCTTCGGCTTCGACGCGGGCGGTGTGAAATACTGGGGGGAATTCACGGATAATCAGTTCTGGCTCGCAGGCGACGCCTTCGCGCGATACAATATCATTCCGTATGTGTCCATCCATGCGATGGTGTCCTTCGGACAGGCACGATACAAAGTCGACCAAATGATCATCGATAATTTCCCGGAGTACTTCGGAGCAGACAGCCGTATCGGTGATTTTTATCCGGGATCGGGAACACGGATCGAGGAAAAAAACGCGGTGCGATTCTCCGCGTACGACCTGGTGGTCTCGGTGAATTTCTTCCCGGATCAACGCGTCGTCCCCTTCCTGTTTGCCGGTGTGGGACTCCTGGAATGGAATCCCGCAGTACTCACGAAAAATGAAGCGCTGCCCAACAAGGGAAAGAACGTGTACGATGGAACCCAGGTGACCGTCCCGTTCGGCCTGGGATTTGAATCGTACATCACCTCGAACCTTGTCATCAACGGCAGAGCGACCATGCGCGTCGCGGGAACAGATTACTTCGACGACCTGAAAGTGGAAGGGAGCGGCGATGACGCGCTGCTGACATTCGGACTCGGGCTCTCCTACTATCTCTTCGGTGCACGCGATACCGACGGCGATGGCCTTACCGACGACGAGGAGGAGGAGCAATTCAAGACCGACCCGAAGAATCCGGACACGGACGGCGACGGCCTGAATGATTATGAAGAAGTCCGCGTATACTCGACGGATCCGCTGGAATCCGATTCGGACGGCGACAACCTCACGGATTATGATGAAATATTCAAGCACGGAACCGCCCCGAATAAAACGGACACCGACAGCGACGGATTGGATGACGGGAAGGAAATTGCCCGGAGCACGAATCCGATGGTCCCCGATACGGACGGCGACGGCTTGATAGACGGAGACGAAGTCACGCAATTCAAAACCGATCCCGGCAAGGCGGATACCGATGCAGACGGTCTCAGCGATGGCGAGGAAATCCAGAAGTACACAACCGACCCGTTGGCCAACGACACGGATGCCGACGGCCTGCTCGACGGAGATGAGCTCAATACGTACAAGACGAAACCGACGGTCGCGGATTCCGACGATGACGGCCTTACCGATGGTGATGAGGTGCATCGATATAAAACGAATCCGCTCAAAAGCGATACGGACGACGATCGACTCAATGACGGCGAGGAAGTGCAGAAGCATAACACCAACCCGCTCATCGCAGATACGGACAGTGACCTTCTGATGGACGGTGAGGAAATCAGCGACCGCTACCGGACAGACCCGCTCGATCCGGACACGGACAGCGACACGATTATCGACGGCAAGGACGATTGTCCGCTGCTGCCGGGTGTCGCAAGCGCAGTCAAAGGACGCAACGGCTGCCCGGAGGCACCGAAAGTCGGTACCCGTCTGGATTTCCCTGATATCTTTTTCGTCGTGAACACCGATCGCTTCAACTACGAATTCCCGCAAACCCTGTCGAATCTCGATACCCTGCTCGCCTTCGTCAAGCAATGCGAGGGACTGCGGATTCGCATCGAGGGACACGCCTCGAAGGAAGGCTCTGACGAACGAAACCAGGAGCTCTCCGAAATGCGGGCCAAGCGCGTGAAGGACTGGCTGATCGAACGCGGCGTCTCCCGGGAAAAAATCGAGAGTACGCAGGGCTACGGTTCACGACAGCAAAAGGTCGCCGAACCCACGGGTCGTGCGCTCAAGAAGATGTCCGCCAGCCAGCTCGAGTCCATTCGAAGACTCAATCGACGCATCACCATCGAAGTCACACACACCTGCGACCAGTGA
- a CDS encoding GIY-YIG nuclease family protein, protein MYYVYILESVPTGRYYIGSTKDIEHRLRKHNAGHSVATKAYRPWRLVHQEEFLSRGDALRREYEIKRHKSRSYISSLRD, encoded by the coding sequence ATGTACTATGTCTACATCCTGGAGAGTGTGCCTACAGGCCGATATTATATCGGTTCGACGAAGGATATTGAACATCGTCTCCGCAAGCACAATGCCGGGCACTCAGTTGCAACAAAAGCATACCGGCCCTGGAGGCTGGTTCATCAAGAGGAATTTCTATCGCGTGGAGACGCGTTGCGCCGAGAATACGAGATCAAGAGGCACAAATCGCGCTCGTACATCTCCTCCCTTCGCGACTAG
- a CDS encoding DEAD/DEAH box helicase — protein MSQPLLRAIEAVGYETPTEIQARAIPPALAGDDLIGRAKTGSGKTAAFILPTLDRIVNGKRPGRGVVRALVLTPTRELAQQVADSAKLYGRYTKLSSDAMYGGVSIEPQLKRMHRGIDVLAATPGRLLDHIERGSVDLSQCEVLIVDEADRMFDMGFIKDVKRIIAKIPKNRQTLLFSATMSKEVRQLSTQIMRDPVSLEVGVEDKPAESVRQSFYAVEKPSKLGLLHHLITSHKMESVLVFSRTKHGANKIARKLERSGIETGVIHSNRSQSQRLSALSAFKDGRHRVLVATDIAARGIDVVGISHVINYDTPTFAEDYIHRIGRTGRADAKGDAITFVSRDERDSLRKIERFVGKEYEVSPAPKTGEVPDVAPERMAPDAGNKAPSRTKSGSRAKSQKRSSSRGDFRKAGKKPHQDHARPGKPGKKRPVGNARRGGDKRQEYPDFVFPAEMSTDRKSRPAGKKRESGNPGSSSKKRNTAASPAKNRRRDPRFM, from the coding sequence TTGTCTCAACCTCTCCTCCGCGCAATTGAAGCCGTAGGATACGAGACACCTACTGAAATTCAGGCACGTGCCATTCCTCCCGCACTCGCTGGCGATGATCTCATCGGTCGAGCGAAAACAGGATCGGGAAAAACCGCTGCCTTTATCCTCCCTACGCTCGACCGTATCGTAAATGGCAAGCGTCCGGGACGCGGCGTCGTGCGCGCACTGGTGCTGACACCGACGCGTGAACTCGCACAGCAGGTCGCTGACTCTGCAAAACTTTACGGCCGTTACACCAAACTGAGCAGCGACGCCATGTACGGCGGCGTCTCCATCGAACCACAGCTCAAACGTATGCATCGCGGAATTGATGTTCTCGCAGCGACGCCCGGTCGACTTCTCGACCACATCGAGCGCGGCAGCGTAGACCTCTCGCAATGCGAGGTGCTCATCGTCGATGAGGCTGATCGCATGTTCGATATGGGCTTCATCAAGGATGTCAAGCGCATTATCGCGAAAATTCCGAAGAACAGGCAGACACTGCTGTTCTCTGCCACGATGTCAAAGGAAGTGCGCCAGCTTTCGACGCAGATCATGCGTGATCCTGTCAGCCTCGAGGTCGGCGTGGAAGACAAACCGGCAGAATCCGTCCGGCAGTCTTTCTACGCTGTCGAGAAGCCGAGCAAACTCGGACTTCTTCATCATCTGATAACCTCGCACAAGATGGAAAGCGTGCTCGTGTTTTCGAGAACAAAACACGGTGCGAATAAAATCGCACGTAAACTGGAGCGCAGTGGTATCGAAACCGGAGTGATTCATTCGAACCGTTCGCAATCCCAACGCCTCAGCGCACTCTCCGCCTTCAAGGACGGGCGGCATCGCGTCCTGGTCGCAACCGACATTGCTGCGCGTGGAATCGACGTGGTCGGTATTTCGCACGTAATCAACTACGATACCCCGACGTTTGCGGAAGATTATATCCACCGCATCGGCAGAACCGGACGCGCCGACGCCAAGGGCGATGCCATCACATTCGTTTCTCGTGACGAACGCGACAGTCTTCGTAAGATTGAGCGTTTCGTGGGGAAGGAGTATGAAGTCAGTCCCGCACCGAAAACAGGTGAGGTCCCTGATGTCGCCCCCGAGCGCATGGCTCCGGACGCAGGGAACAAGGCTCCTTCGCGGACGAAGTCAGGATCTCGTGCGAAGTCCCAGAAGCGCAGCAGTTCACGTGGAGACTTCAGGAAAGCGGGGAAGAAGCCGCACCAGGATCATGCCAGACCTGGAAAGCCAGGGAAGAAACGCCCGGTCGGCAATGCGCGGCGTGGTGGGGACAAGCGCCAGGAGTACCCGGACTTTGTTTTTCCCGCCGAAATGAGCACAGATCGAAAATCACGACCTGCCGGCAAGAAACGCGAGTCGGGAAACCCCGGAAGTTCATCGAAAAAGCGCAACACGGCCGCCAGTCCTGCAAAGAACCGGCGACGTGATCCCCGTTTCATGTAA